The following proteins are co-located in the Primulina tabacum isolate GXHZ01 chromosome 11, ASM2559414v2, whole genome shotgun sequence genome:
- the LOC142519720 gene encoding uncharacterized protein LOC142519720, giving the protein MDSGATQSFISETFVNRLNIIHEDMELRFKVSIPSVDQIVTSSIVKNLELRLQKDVVRVDLIVLPMPEFDIILGVNLLSLNGALIDFWQSSVSIRQPNEKYFVFEVARNKKMPHIIPCMCERKLMRRGCQDFLACVTSTHVLESRRLEDVEVVRDFPSVFPEDGPSIPPDREVEFSIELMSGTDQPQCLFVQEEAVNEVAEDVDQDVGPGQLVVVDVSRKGKGKATTIAK; this is encoded by the exons atggattcgggagctacacaaTCATTCATATCCGAGACATTCGTCAATCGGCTAAATATTATACACGAGGATATGGAATTGAgattcaaagtttctattccttctgtTGATCAAATAGTCACTTCGAGCATTGTGAAGAATCTAGAGCTTCGTTTGcaaaaagatgtggttcgggtaGATCTCATCGTACTCCCAATGCCtgaattcgacatcattcttGGCGTGAATTTACTGTCATTGAATGGAGCTTTGATAGATTTTTGGCAGAGTTCGGTGTCTATTCGACAACCCAACGAGAAATATTTTGTCTTTGAGGTAGCGAGAAACAAGAAAATGCCACATATTATCCCTTGTATGTGTGAGAGGAAACTTATGAGACGAGGATGCCAagattttctagcatgtgttacttcaACACATGTCCTTGAGAGTCGGAGgctagaggatgttgaggttgtcagagactttcctagcgtctttcctgaGGACGGTCCTAGCATTCCACCGGAtcgtgaggtggaattttctattgagttgatgtcggGAACT GATCAACCTCAGTGTCTTTTTGTACAAGAAGAGGCTGTAAACGAAGTTGCTGAGGATGTGGACCAAGATGTTGGCCCTGGACAATTAGTAGTTGTCGATGTCAGTAGAAAAGGGAAAGGGAAAGCCACAACTATTGCTAAATAA